Proteins found in one Candidatus Nitrosopelagicus brevis genomic segment:
- a CDS encoding glycosyltransferase, producing the protein MSTEKSCYLSIILPAYNEENGLEKCVNETIKTVNSENISYEIIIVENGSTDNTYKIAQQISKNFNFISVVHLEEPGFENAIRNGFKLAKGELVAHLDVDLSTDMSHFKELLSHAKNYDFVTGSRYLDLSSAKRTFGRLFLSKAFNSLLINFLLKSKIKDNNCGFRIIKKNVGLELLNFVDSNTGFGNVEIIVIAQRKGYSVKEFPVKWTENMSDIKFKWVSEFLIPALRLWRRLNF; encoded by the coding sequence GTGTCAACAGAAAAATCGTGCTATCTTTCTATTATTCTTCCAGCTTATAATGAAGAAAATGGATTAGAAAAATGTGTTAATGAAACAATCAAAACTGTTAATTCTGAAAATATTTCATACGAAATTATTATTGTTGAAAATGGTTCTACAGATAATACATACAAAATTGCTCAACAAATATCTAAAAATTTTAATTTTATTTCCGTTGTGCATCTTGAAGAACCAGGATTTGAAAATGCTATAAGAAATGGATTTAAGCTTGCTAAAGGTGAACTTGTTGCACATTTGGATGTGGATCTTTCAACAGATATGTCACATTTTAAAGAATTATTATCACATGCAAAAAACTATGATTTTGTTACTGGTTCAAGGTATCTTGATTTAAGTTCTGCTAAAAGAACATTTGGAAGATTATTTTTAAGCAAAGCATTCAATTCATTATTAATAAATTTCCTTTTAAAATCAAAAATAAAAGACAATAACTGTGGATTTCGTATAATAAAAAAAAATGTTGGACTCGAGCTTCTAAATTTTGTTGATAGTAATACTGGTTTTGGTAATGTAGAAATTATTGTTATCGCACAACGTAAAGGATATTCTGTAAAAGAATTTCCTGTAAAATGGACAGAAAATATGTCTGATATAAAATTTAAATGGGTTTCTGAATTTCTTATTCCAGCATTAAGATTATGGCGTAGACTAAACTTTTAA
- a CDS encoding NAD-dependent epimerase/dehydratase family protein → MNNEKSTQLKLLITGANGFIGTNFIKKFHNNYDIIALTHNNNSLKNFSGIKNIIIESNDILDNSIIEKIVSYNPDVVLHLANFGYLRDCENNPEKTYQTNVVGLRNILQICQKINSKIIFTSSREVYGETIRETSSETDELNPNNVLGKTKILSENLIISNSDISKFDYTILRLSNVFGPHSPSSVVGLMLTHALKEKKIIVYGGKQTLNLVYIDYVIDIIDKIICSPELTKNKILNIGSNENITIIDLARKLTNLFNEKIDILKLEPRDSETKYFKPNLQKIHELFNFNSKKTINEELKETLDWFRENSKD, encoded by the coding sequence ATGAATAATGAAAAATCTACTCAACTAAAATTACTAATTACTGGCGCAAATGGGTTCATCGGAACTAATTTTATAAAAAAATTTCATAATAATTATGACATAATTGCATTAACTCATAATAATAATTCATTAAAAAATTTTTCAGGCATAAAAAATATAATTATTGAATCTAATGATATTTTAGATAATTCAATAATTGAAAAAATTGTTTCGTATAATCCTGATGTGGTATTACATCTAGCGAATTTTGGTTATCTTAGAGATTGTGAAAATAACCCTGAAAAAACATATCAAACAAATGTTGTTGGGCTACGTAATATTCTACAAATTTGCCAAAAAATTAATTCAAAAATAATTTTTACATCATCAAGAGAAGTATACGGTGAAACTATTCGAGAAACAAGTTCTGAAACTGATGAATTAAATCCTAATAATGTATTAGGAAAAACAAAAATTCTATCAGAAAATCTCATAATATCTAACTCCGATATTTCAAAATTTGATTATACAATTCTTAGACTATCAAATGTTTTTGGTCCCCATTCTCCATCTTCTGTTGTAGGTTTAATGTTAACACATGCTTTAAAAGAAAAAAAAATTATTGTTTATGGAGGAAAACAAACATTAAATCTTGTTTACATAGATTATGTTATTGATATTATTGATAAAATAATCTGCTCTCCTGAACTAACAAAAAATAAAATTTTGAATATTGGTTCAAATGAAAATATTACAATTATTGATCTTGCTAGAAAATTAACTAATCTATTTAATGAAAAAATTGATATTCTTAAACTTGAACCACGTGATTCTGAAACCAAATATTTTAAACCAAACTTACAAAAAATTCATGAATTGTTTAATTTTAATTCTAAAAAAACTATTAATGAAGAATTAAAAGAAACACTTGACTGGTTTAGAGAAAATTCTAAAGATTAA
- a CDS encoding B12-binding domain-containing radical SAM protein, which produces MNVVKVSSSQYNYIYGKQIQLPYSIAMLYTYVKSQKELGDKFNFEKTFVFRDKVNQNIEECDESDILLCSCYVWNWEITTHLAKEVKKRNPKCLIVFGGPQVPDFTDGFFEKYPFVDILVHGEGEIILKNLLSTYLDDKDWSKVKGISTKTMRTMPEERISDLDQLPSPYLTNRIWDIADKESEYQWDCCWETNRGCPYQCTFCDWGMATFSRTRKYLEERLFKEIEWFADNKMRYIHGCDANFGIFRERDLRIARKLKEVCLEKHYPTKFFVAWAKNTTDQILPIARELRDGGVLGGVTLAVQSLDPETLKIIKRANIKFSKFSDLTSTFRENEIPTYTEIIIGLPGETLDSFKHGLEIIAQTKLDTVLIHNCSVLPNAPMNLPDYREKYKIKVINSPMYLGHSSIHKDEILENEEIVVGASSYTFEDLIEMRVYGWVFTTFQNLGVFQEIKNYYEQTHGLSIVSFFETILEYCRTRDSILADELKIVEKHIRDGFSGHGWDHHVPEFGDITWPIEEASWLRLVPNKMKFVEEATKFVNFLEEKHGYGTSKDITNDLVKLEAFLLTTKDDDMEIKTEEFKFDWKEFFVNTSNELKQSEKKYYYRNLVIENDPITWCYRTLFWGRKQRRYKFNPENLKENESEVGIDANRLIREVKPIKA; this is translated from the coding sequence ATGAATGTGGTTAAGGTTAGCTCTAGCCAATACAACTACATCTATGGAAAACAAATTCAACTTCCTTATAGTATTGCCATGTTATACACATATGTAAAATCACAAAAAGAATTAGGTGATAAATTTAATTTTGAAAAAACATTTGTTTTTAGAGATAAAGTGAATCAAAATATCGAAGAATGTGATGAATCAGATATTTTGTTATGTTCATGTTACGTATGGAATTGGGAAATAACTACTCATTTGGCTAAAGAAGTAAAAAAACGAAATCCCAAATGTTTGATAGTTTTTGGTGGACCGCAAGTTCCAGATTTTACAGATGGCTTTTTTGAGAAATACCCATTTGTAGATATACTAGTACATGGTGAAGGAGAAATTATTCTTAAGAATTTATTGAGTACTTACTTAGATGACAAAGATTGGTCAAAAGTAAAAGGCATCTCTACAAAAACAATGAGAACTATGCCGGAAGAACGTATTAGTGATTTAGATCAATTACCATCACCTTATCTAACAAATCGAATTTGGGATATTGCAGATAAAGAAAGTGAATATCAATGGGATTGTTGTTGGGAAACCAATAGAGGATGTCCATATCAGTGTACATTTTGTGATTGGGGAATGGCTACATTTAGCAGGACACGAAAATATCTTGAAGAAAGATTGTTTAAAGAAATTGAATGGTTTGCAGATAATAAAATGAGGTATATACATGGATGCGATGCTAATTTTGGAATTTTCCGAGAGAGAGATTTACGAATAGCCAGAAAATTAAAAGAAGTTTGTTTGGAGAAACATTATCCAACAAAATTCTTTGTTGCATGGGCAAAGAATACGACTGATCAGATTCTTCCAATTGCACGTGAATTACGGGATGGAGGAGTTTTAGGTGGTGTTACATTAGCAGTTCAGTCCCTCGATCCAGAGACTTTAAAAATTATTAAACGGGCTAACATAAAATTTTCAAAGTTTTCAGATTTGACATCAACATTTAGAGAAAATGAAATTCCAACGTATACAGAGATAATTATTGGACTGCCAGGAGAGACACTTGATAGTTTCAAACATGGATTAGAGATTATAGCTCAAACAAAACTTGATACAGTTTTAATACATAATTGTAGTGTTTTGCCAAATGCACCAATGAATTTACCAGATTATAGAGAAAAATACAAAATAAAAGTGATTAATTCTCCTATGTACTTAGGACATTCTTCAATACACAAAGATGAGATATTAGAAAATGAAGAAATTGTTGTAGGTGCAAGTTCCTATACTTTTGAGGATTTAATTGAGATGCGAGTATATGGATGGGTTTTTACTACATTCCAAAACCTAGGAGTTTTTCAAGAAATTAAAAATTATTATGAACAAACACATGGATTATCAATTGTATCATTTTTTGAAACAATTTTAGAATATTGTAGGACAAGAGATTCTATACTTGCAGATGAACTGAAAATTGTTGAGAAACATATTCGAGACGGATTTTCAGGTCATGGATGGGATCATCATGTACCAGAGTTTGGAGATATAACATGGCCGATAGAAGAAGCAAGTTGGTTACGTTTAGTTCCAAATAAAATGAAATTTGTGGAAGAGGCAACTAAATTTGTTAATTTCTTAGAAGAAAAGCATGGTTATGGAACTTCTAAAGATATTACAAATGATCTTGTAAAACTTGAAGCTTTTCTACTTACAACAAAAGATGACGATATGGAGATAAAAACAGAAGAATTCAAGTTTGATTGGAAGGAATTCTTTGTCAATACTAGTAATGAATTAAAGCAATCTGAAAAAAAGTATTATTATAGAAATTTGGTTATTGAAAATGATCCTATAACATGGTGTTATAGAACATTATTTTGGGGAAGGAAACAGAGAAGATACAAATTTAATCCAGAAAATCTTAAAGAAAATGAATCAGAAGTAGGAATTGACGCAAATCGTCTAATAAGAGAAGTGAAACCAATAAAGGCATAA
- a CDS encoding ArnT family glycosyltransferase, with protein sequence MSKQFNEYSYKKFSIVLTLIFLIVTSYVAFFEHTSWIVDQDGIGYLHGGESILAGNGKNVKFFDAPYGGAIFFALVNSFFDDGFTVMKMISIISGSGSVFLSYYILRNVVRSRTAFLGQLFFAFSPWVGFFSIQAEIDMFPIFFIMLSLYFITKSELSKFDILLSAVFIAISFMVRTQTIVVIFTIVITLMIFFKNDYRKNIKFLIIFLSVLFISLGPLIYYNYDTHGVYFDHDLSFYLQFASKYQTIEWKERVTEIAVNGDGTLEAIFTDFDLFVKNYLYNLFNNSPSKFFNIFDKINISPIPIIPIIGAIPIIGGAIHIIKNYKNNHSKNILPLLLLPLVFWLLTSLVNLSAGEQFLVIGISFALFSAVFFSETLPEKILKNRKTSQIKNLNIDNKKKLLICSIIILILISNFGYSYVMYRATTSFQAFENISTEIEYVFHPELVQKRGDVLNDIWKKLEQENNIENSYIMAPQLYFVPYGQSKLLFAHFNEGPSDDTIENYITRENWKFTEKFHSNIHSIPADRLDENNPIPKYIVHIDRDFGKKQHEFIKILNDPYDENIPSNFENIYFSKEHGITVYKINN encoded by the coding sequence ATGTCTAAACAGTTTAATGAATATTCTTACAAAAAATTTTCAATAGTTCTAACATTAATATTTTTGATTGTAACTTCTTACGTAGCATTTTTTGAACATACTTCTTGGATTGTTGATCAGGATGGTATTGGATATCTACATGGTGGAGAATCAATTTTAGCAGGAAATGGTAAAAATGTAAAATTTTTTGATGCGCCTTATGGTGGTGCTATATTTTTTGCCTTAGTAAATTCATTTTTTGACGATGGTTTTACAGTAATGAAAATGATATCAATAATTTCTGGCAGCGGTTCGGTATTTCTTTCATACTATATTTTACGAAATGTTGTTAGATCAAGAACTGCGTTTCTAGGACAATTATTCTTTGCATTTTCTCCTTGGGTTGGATTTTTTTCTATACAAGCCGAGATAGACATGTTTCCAATATTTTTCATCATGCTGTCTTTGTATTTTATTACAAAAAGTGAATTAAGTAAATTTGATATACTTTTGTCGGCTGTATTCATTGCAATTTCATTCATGGTAAGAACGCAAACTATAGTTGTGATTTTTACAATAGTAATCACTTTAATGATATTTTTCAAGAACGATTATAGAAAAAATATTAAATTTTTAATAATTTTTTTATCAGTATTATTTATCTCACTTGGTCCACTGATTTATTATAATTATGATACACATGGAGTTTATTTTGATCATGATTTATCATTTTATTTACAATTTGCAAGTAAGTATCAAACAATTGAATGGAAAGAACGAGTTACTGAAATTGCAGTTAATGGTGATGGTACACTAGAAGCAATTTTCACTGATTTTGATTTATTTGTAAAAAATTATCTTTACAATCTTTTTAACAATTCTCCAAGTAAATTTTTTAATATTTTTGATAAGATCAATATTTCACCCATACCAATAATCCCAATTATAGGTGCAATCCCAATTATCGGTGGAGCTATACATATTATTAAAAATTATAAAAATAATCACTCAAAGAATATACTTCCTTTATTATTACTTCCATTAGTTTTCTGGTTATTAACATCCTTGGTAAATCTCTCTGCAGGAGAACAGTTTTTGGTAATAGGAATTTCATTCGCTCTATTTTCGGCAGTATTCTTTTCTGAAACACTTCCTGAAAAAATCTTGAAAAATAGAAAAACTAGTCAGATAAAAAATTTGAATATAGATAACAAAAAGAAATTATTAATTTGTTCGATAATCATTTTGATACTCATATCTAATTTTGGTTATTCTTATGTAATGTACAGAGCAACAACTTCTTTTCAAGCATTTGAAAACATCTCAACAGAAATTGAATATGTATTTCATCCAGAATTAGTGCAAAAAAGAGGTGATGTACTAAATGACATTTGGAAAAAACTAGAACAAGAAAATAATATTGAAAATAGCTACATTATGGCTCCACAGCTATATTTTGTTCCATATGGGCAATCTAAGTTGTTATTTGCACATTTTAATGAAGGTCCAAGTGATGATACTATAGAAAATTACATAACTAGAGAAAATTGGAAGTTTACAGAAAAATTCCATTCAAACATCCATAGTATTCCTGCTGATAGATTAGATGAGAATAATCCAATCCCAAAATATATTGTTCATATTGATAGAGATTTTGGTAAGAAACAGCATGAATTTATAAAAATTCTAAATGATCCATATGATGAAAATATTCCATCAAATTTTGAAAATATTTATTTTTCAAAGGAACATGGAATAACGGTATATAAAATAAATAATTAA